ATCCAAATGATAAACCGCACAGAACACCAACTAAAGAGTAATATGGTGTTGACAACGCTAGGACCTGGCCACTGTGACTTACACATACTAGAACAGCCCTTagaagacaaacaaacagaattATTAGAGGAAACAGGCTACCAAGTTTTAGTGAAAACTGAAGGAAGTGATGACTTTATGTCGGTTGATGAGGACATAGATGTGGTCAATGAACATGAGAACAATGCAGACAATATCAAAGATGAGTTTGTAACTTCTAATGATGAAGACATATCCGACTATAGCATTATGGTGGAAGCAAGAGCAATGGATGAAGCTCTTTACAAAGCTCTCAATATGAAACATAATATGAGTGCAAATGTCGAGGTGAGATAGTTTTCCATTATTATACAGTTTCATCAACTTGTAAGTTCATAATCATATGTTACCTTGTTTACTAGTGGAGGGGaatgaatttttgaaataaaaattgtttaggCGTGACTTGAGAGATAGCTTGCAGATTATTTTCAGTGGAAATAACATTCACACGTCACTTCCGCtgaaaatggccgccaaactGATCAGTTGTTTTGAGGCTGCCATCTTTTATTGATGTGGTATCAagtcgtagatagaataataggtagatttaagtactgtgtaaccgcgagTGTATgagacgtaacgatgaataacacgacaattattaccattgtttagtagtcaatatttgtattaaccgatcaacaatatttgtattaaacgttttttatgtgaaaacaagaaaataactcatgagaaatacaattactccacgaattctcaaagtttatatcgcaactaaagttgcatgccttgtatgtaagttgtatgtattcttgaaaaaaaccagtaacacgataagggacaaaaaatgggttagctgcgtctctgtttatcacattagtaactttatctgtgctctctttttagtgtgaatgagaaagcaaacgttcctgtatctacctattaCTACTACCTACACCTATTACTGTATCTACGTATCAAGTAGTTAGTGCTATTCTTGTTCTTCTTGGTGATTAGCGGCTGTGCAGGGCTCTTCCAGAGTCCAGACCCTGTATCACGTTAACCGTTGCCGATCTATTGTGATCACCCCTATGTTATAGTTCCCGTTCAATACTGATTGCCGTCAGGAACAGCAGCAGCTTCTTGGCCGACATGTTATTTAGTTACTGGCACCAATTccattgtctttctctaaactaaatctgtatccttttctttttaacaatgctaaaaagggacagaacatgaactttacatttaaagactcaaaattttagtgcacgctacaaatttaaacagtaggctcgcgactgtgcgctaaattcatgggttttaccatctaaaaataaaatttaaaactgtcaaactgcgtctgtccttttcatattacattagtaagaagagtatgcgaatactctaaaattaggttgtgctcagaatcagtataaTTGCCATACATTTAAATCTTAACCTATTAgttttaacattaaaaattgAATCCCTCTCAATGTTAGTTCAATGATCAATCGTGTGTTAAAGTtacactattttttattttttttggcaGAATGGTGACAGTGATGCTGAATGTGACACGTCACAAGTATGCAAGCCTCATACAGCTGTAAGCTCTAGCACTTCACACTCTTCACTCATCACTGGGAACAAGTCAGTATAGCTGcccagtataagtcccgcaaattgctaatgcgcgtgaccgccattttagtgacgtcagcactagactgaagtttcttaaacgtttccgtctgttgtgcgttcaTCGCCcgtccccgccgaagtcttctctccagccatccaagctcgctccagaaggcgaatagaccgcccaggttgccgagggcttcatggagtgaggttggGGAACCCAAATGCGTTTGCGTTGTTCTGtcacgcccgtgcactctaggagcacgtgcgccggtgtttcatcgacctccatgcaggccctgcacagaggactgtcggtgacacctataacgaaaaggtgtttctttagtgggctatgccctgttattagtcccaccaccttccagGCAGAGTAGTTTGATAGTTTGTTGTTTGTCTATGTTAGGAAAAGCCTCTTTGGCTACAGTCTGTTGTGTTAGTCCATTGTTGGGAATgctcttttagtgttagttcatgcaaccttTACATTTCGggcattatgctgagctgtacacccattcggggtggtgtcacagatgaacaTGTTACATttatactttgtttttatctgtgacaccaacaacaaataaatgcattttctttctttctttctttcttcttttcaaccaggttttatactcactgaagggtatgggtacGATACTCTCATACTAGTATCAGAAATCATAATACTCTTTTCCTTTCTCTAACCTGCAGTACAGCTACTTGCTGGCTGGTGGCTCCCCAGTACACTCTAGATACATTCTGATTATTTCACAGGCAGGCAGGCCCCAGCCCTTCGGCACATTCTGCTCAGACCTTAGGTGAGATACAGCATTATTTATCATTTGacattttacacatttataacaataggcctcataagaaagctcagagtcactcagcgggcgatggagagagctatgtgcggagtttctttacgtgatcaaatcagaaatgaggaaatccgtaggagaactagcgtaaccgacatagctcaacgggttgcgaagctgaagtggcaatgggcagggcacatagttcgtaaaaccgatagacgttggggtcccaaggtgctagaatgacgacctcgcaccggcagacgcagcgttggaagacccccactaggtggacggacgacatcagacgagtcgcagggagccgcttgatccaggcggcgcaagaccgtggcgtgtggaagtccctgcaagagacttatgtccagcagtgaacgtctattggttgatgatgatgatgatgatgacatttatgaacaaggaaataattaaaatgtttcaTTTCAGTCGTTCCTCTGCCCGCGAGTAACGAAATGAAAGTGCCTCCAACTGAAGAAGCCGACACAACCGTCAGTGGCCGTAACAACAAATTAACAGATTGTTTTGTCAAATTAAATGATGTTTTCTCTAACAAAGTTAGACCAAGACGAGACGGAACAGCTGTTAGGTCTTGTTTAAATCAAAACATTGTATCTAAACATATCCCTTATCAGGCAACAAGTCACGATGACGTCTCTACAACAGAATATGTTGAACCAGACACTAATACAGTACAAGTAATTGTATCGAAAACTGTACAAAGTAAAACTGATTGTTTGAAGAATGTCATTAATATACAATGTTCGTTACGAAATAGTTCACACACTGAGGCAAGAGGGTTCATTTGTGATTTTTGTCGAAAAATATTTACACGAAAAAGTCTCATCGTTAAACACATAAACACTCACGCTAAAGTAAGACGGTTCACTTGCAAGATTTGCCAGTACAAATGTAAATATTCATGTCATTTGAAGAGGCATATTATGCAAATTCACACTGGCGATAAGCCATTTTcttgtaagttatgcgattacaaatgtacaataAATAGTAgtctagtgaggcacatgagaacccacactgggataaaacctttctcgtgtaagttatgcaattacaaatgtacaacaaATGGTAgtctagtgaggcacatgagaactcacactggaataaaacctttctcgtgtaagttatgcaattacaaatgtacaacaaATGGTAgtctagtgaggcacatgagaacccacactggaataaaacctttctcgtgtaagttatgcaattacaaatgtacaacaaATGGTAgtctagtgaggcacatgagaacccacactggcaTAAAACCTTTCGCGTGTAAATTATGCAATTTCAAAAGTACTACAAATAGCCATCtagtgacgcacatgagaacccacacggGTATAAAACCTTTTGCAtgtaagttatgcaattacaaatgtacaacaaATAGTAGACTAGTgtcgcacatgagaacccacacggGTGTAAAACCTTTTGCAtgtaagttatgcaattacAAATATACAACAAATAGTAGTCTAGTgtcgcacatgagaacccacacggGTATAAAACCTTTTGCAtgtaagttatgcaattacaaatgtacaacaaATAGTAGTCTAGTGttgcacatgagaacccacacggGTATAAAACCTTTTGcgtgtaagttatgcaattacAAAAGTACTACAAATAGCCATCtagtgacgcacatgagaacccacactggtataaaacctttcgcatgtaagttatgcaattacaaatgtacaacaaatagtaatctagtgacgcacatgagaacccacactggaaTAAAACCGttctcgtgtaagttatgcgattacaaatgtacaataAATAGTAGtctagtgaagcacatgagaacccacactggaataaaacctttctcgtgtaagttatgcgattacaaatgtacaacaaatagtagtctagtgaggcacatgagaacccacactggtataaaacctttcgcgtgtaagttatgcgattacaaatgtacaacaaACAGTAGTCtagtgacgcacatgagaacccacacggGTATAAAACCTTTTGCAtgtaagttatgcaattacaaatgtacaacaaATAGTAGACTAGTgtcgcacatgagaacccacacggGTATAAAACCTTTTGCAtgtaagttatgcaattacAAATATACAACAAATAGTAGTCTAGTgtcgcacatgagaacccacacggGTATAAAACCTTTTGCATGTGAGTTATGCAATTTCAAATGTACAACAAATAGTAGTCTAGTgtcgcacatgagaacccacacggGTATAAAACCTTTTGCAtgtaagttatgcaattacaaatgtacaacaaATAGTAGACTAGTgtcgcacatgagaacccacacggGTATAAAACCTTTTGCAtgtaagttatgcaattacaaatgtacaacaaATAGTAGACTAGTgtcgcacatgagaacccacacggGTATAAAACCTTTTGCAtgtaagttatgcaattacaaatgtacaacaaATAGTAGACTAGTgtcgcacatgagaacccacacggGTATAAAACCTTTTGCAtgtaagttatgcaattacAAATATACAACAAATAGTAGTCTAGTgtcgcacatgagaacccacacgggtataaaacctttcgcgtgtaagttatgcaattacaaatgtacaGCAAATAGTAGTCTAGTgtcgcacatgagaacccataCTGGCGATAAGCCATATTCCTGTAAGATATGTGAATACAAATGTGCACATAAAAGTAGTGTAATGAAGCATATGAGAGCTCACACTACCACTGGTGAATTGCCTTTATCATGTTCGTGAGCCGCATGTCTCACTCCGCCGCCGGAGGAGGCTCAGGAGAAGCTCAGGACAACAGACAGCGAGTGGTGTGCTTTGTGTAGAGTGTATGTTGGAGGGTCTGGGTGTGGCGCTTTGGGAACCATTTAGCGCAAGTTAAATCTACTCGATTGTAGAACGGTGAAGTATTGACGCACACTACAATAGTCTCTGTGTGCTTGAGCGTTGAACCATTCCCAAGAACCATTTTGATacttgtttagggttccgtacctcaaaaacaaaaacggaacccttataggatcactttgttgtctctgtctgtctgtctgtcaagaaacctacagggtacttcccgttcacctagaatcatgatatttagcaggtaggtaggtcttatagcagacaaggggaaaaaatctgaaaaccgtgaatttgtggtaacatcacacaaaaaaaattaaattgtggtcatgaactaaaattagtattttcaatttcatagtaagataactatatcaagtggggtatcatattaaaggcCTTCACCtgtccattctaaaacagatttttatttatttttatgcatagtttttgaattatcgttcaaaaaaattttttatttacctaccataaagcaccattataaaatggcagctttattgctactaccatctagcctatgggctaataagtaatattattctagcttaaacttctactgatgattaatttttaaatctaatttacagtccaataactgtccttagtttattctaacacgtacagTACagtatgttcttgtgacctagaaaaatcgtcaaaatgtcgaaaaaatacgagtatattacggaaccctcgttgcgcgagcatgactcgcacttggccggatttttacgattatgatattattttgttcataataattaagtaaaaaaatgGCAAGTTAATTTGTAATTAGATACTTAGGTATCGGGAGTTCAATCCCTGTCGTCCAAAATTCAGCCAAgcgcaagtcggactcgcacacgaagggttccaaaAGGTTTATAGCTATGATGTTAATGAAGACGCTACATAATATTCGTCAGAAAAGTAATTGTAAAAATGAGAGTGTagccctgccagacgcccttaaagttttaccctctaacaaataaacctggaatagcggtggaatagttatacctactctgttttgtctttctctgtcatcagtaatttgacatttgaaggcaaaagacaaaacagagtataactattccaccgctattccaggtttatttgttagagggttaaagtttaagagtgtctagcagggggttgccacgatactaggTGTCAtgcaatgcatgacgtcatttctaatactattccaaagaaagtttttttacgcctttgttacctgttacctcccaaagccactatgatccaaacttcatagtcgctgatcattgGTCCCTATTGATGATTGAGGTTGATGGTTGAGGACAATATTCAGAGGaacttacagcttttataaaataacgaaggtctggcacgcgctggctcttactCCATTAGGTACTTGTTAGGCCGAACAAGATCGTCCTAGGCTAACTTAATACTATATGTCAACGCATATTAAAAGTTGATAGTGCACACGTAGCATATTATGAAATTAGTGTAGATCGTGCCTAAATATTATCTATGGTCAgaaattgtacctatattagaaatgtcaaaataaaccgttacatacacacactctccgctgaaaagtacgttgtttcattgttccttctccgaacctaaaaattagaagatctgcctatcgggtcttcggtgttagttcaaataactaacatAGTGGCGACCGTGACAGGACACCTGAGAAGGAAGAAGCCAAGCCATCCAGCGAGAGAATCATCGCCGTTGacgccagccgggacgccaatcgtttcgcagcatcaggttcaacgcaaatcatcgtcgttgacgccagccgggacgccaatcgtttcgcagcatcaggttcaacgcaaatcatcgtcgttgacgccagccgggacgccaatcgttTCGCAGCATCAGGTTCAACGCAAATCACCATCGTTGTAgccagccgggacgccaatcgGACCGCAGCATCAGGCACAACGCAAGCAACCATCGTTGacgccagccgggacgccaatcgtACCGCAGCATCAGGCTCAACGCAAGAAGACGTCTGAAGCCATCGCCGGGACGCTGATCGGACCCGCAGCATTTGGGCTCAGACAGAGGGAGCACTTTCTACGCCGGCAACAACGAGGCCGGACCAATATTTCAGATAAGTGTCCTATCCCACATAAAACACAACACATTCATCCAAACATCCATAATTCCATTTCACAGCCACCTAATTCATACATCCATTGCTCCATAATCATCCGTACTTCACGCACTATTCAAAGGGCCATACCACTTTGCACAATCAatcacaaaattcaaaatttgcaCGTTATTCGTCACTTCATCCGTTACGCATtagccgtacctacctactcattactTCATATTATCATAATTCATACGATTTTTAACTGGCGCGTGCACTTATTGGAGCTGCGCGGACGACTGGAAACCGGTTCATGTTCATCGGTTGGACGACAACTTCAAGCGACGTGCATAGGTAACGTACCTAGTCATAGATAGATATacgttttacttattattttgcagCGATCTTGCGGCTACCGATAACAAACCAGTTTTTGTTCACCTACAGCTGTTATAATAACGCTTCAATATGTCTCTgaaagaattaattattaaacgcAGCAGCGTGAAAGGGCGcgttactaaatttaaaaactatatttcTAAGATTAATAAGCTTTCAGTGTTAGATTCATTGGAATTAGGcgaattaaaacttaaattagGTAAAATTGAGTGCTTAGCTACTGAGTTTAGTGACGTGCAAGGTCAGATTGAATCGTTAAGCGGGGATACATTAGATGCCGAACTAGATATTCGCGAGGAGATCGAAAATGAATTAGACAGCGTGACTTCGTTAGCTCAGGACATTCTGTCGCGTAATTCGAAGGTTCCGTGCTTTGAAGACGCGCACAGTAGTTCTTCGGGGCAAGAACTAGGCGTCTCACAAGGCATTGGGTTCAAATTACCTCTAATTCAAATCTCGAAATTTGACGGAACAGTTTTTAAATGGTTAGAATTTCGAGATACTTTCCGGTCTCTCATTCATGATAACGAGCACATACTACCTATCTATAAGTTTCATTATTTAAACTCGTATTTAGAGGGAGATGCCGCGCGTGTTATATCCAATCTCGAAGTTTGTGCATTGAACTACAAGAAGGCTTGGAGTTTATTATGTGAACGTTATGATAACAAGAGGCAGCTAATTAGCAATCACCTCAACGCCTTATTCAATATCGAAACTCTGTCCCGCGAATCGGAACAGTCATTGCGTTCATTAGtagataatgtaaataaaaatctacgtGCGTTAGCGAGTCTTGGCCAGCCCGTTGATAAGTGGGATAGTTTAATAATACATATGGTTAGTTCTAAATTAGACAGCCATACTAGTATGAAATGGGAGGAGCATCGAAACTCGTTGAGTGATATGCCAACGTTAGATGAATTTCATAAGTTTTTAAAGGAGCGTGCAGATGTTTTGGAAtcatttaatcaaaataaaactcaaaacAAACGTGTTTCGTCTAATGCCGCGCCAATCGCGAGCAATAGTAATAactataacaaaaatataagacaaaataaatctttttcgtATGCTGTTCAATCGGGATACAATAATGCAGATAGAAATCGCGCTCGCTGTGTAGTTTGCAAGCTTGACCATGCAATCTACAACTGTCCTTCATTCTTAGCCAAAACCCCTGAACTCCGGATAGCCGAGGCTCAGAAGCTGAAGCTATGTCTGAACTGCTTAAGGTCAAACCATCGAACTCGTCAATGCTTTTCGAGTCGTTGTAGGGAGTGCAGAAAACCACATTCTACCCTGCTTCACAAGCCCACAGAGGAGCCCTCTGCACCCACAGTTCAGAATTCCGTCGATGAACTTAGTGTGAACCTAGCTAGGCAGGCAACTTCTCACGTCATGTTATCCACCGTGATGGTAGAAGTTCTGAACCCTCTAAACTCCAAGACTGAAGTCATTCGCGCGCTTCTAGACTGTGGAAGCCAGTCTAGCCTTTTGACAAAGCGCGTCaaggaaaaattaaatttagaggcGATACCCACTAATCTCACCgtcgtaggtataggtaacaaTTCAAATAATCACGTTACCGAGAGGTGTTTGGTTAGGTTTAACTCATTGCAAGGCGACTATCATGCAAGTTTGTCTTGTTTTATTATGCCAGAATTAACGGCGAATAttccaaaaataaatatagaataCAAGCTATTTAGTCTCCCCGAGAACATTCAACTCGCGGACCCTAATTTTTGCAGCCCTGCGCCTGTAGATGCGCTTTTAGGGGCCGACCTATTCTGGGATGTAATAGGTAACACCGTCAAATCATTAGGTGACGGAAAACCATATCTGTGTAACTCACGATTTGGGTGGGTTATTTCCGGTCCTATTTCATTAAATTGTGACCCTAAACAAATTAATTGCAATTTTGCATCCAGCGAATCGTTCGACGATCGCTTGGATAATCAAATAGCCAAATTTTGGGAGCTAGAAGAGTTGcctcaaaaattattattaagcgATAGCGAGAAGGCATGTGAGCAGCATTTTAAAACTCACACTACTCGCCTAGAATCAGGTCGATTTTGTGTTAGAGTACCTCTTAAAGATTCACCCACGACCTTAGGAGATTCATTTAGACAagcaaagaaaagattttttaatctaGAAAGGCGATTTCGTAAGCAACCTGAACTAAAGCAAGAGTACGCTGCTTTTATAAAAGAGTACCTAGATCTAGGTCATTGCTCCGAGCTTCCTAGATTTACTTCAAAATCAGGCTATTTCCTGTGTCATCATGCAGTTTTTAGGACTAAGAGCGAATCAACCAGGCTGCGCGTCGTGTTTGACGGAACAGCGCCCTCTAGTAACGGAATTAGCATCAACAGTTTACAGCTAATAGGGCCTACTATTCAGGATTCTCTTTTCTCCATAATATTGAGATTTCGATTGCATAAATACGTGCTCACCGGAGACATCGAAAAGATGTATAGGCAAATCGAAGTTAACGAGAAGGATCGAAATCTTCAATTGATTTTGTGGAGGGAAGACGAGTCTCAGCCTCTTCGTGCATTGCAGCTGAATACCGTGACCTATGGCTTCGCCAGCGCTAGTTTTTTGAGTACCAGATGCCTGTATCAGCTAGGTGAAGAGTGTACAGATGGGTCCATAAAAACGATAATTCAACGCGATTTTTATTATGATGACCTTCTAACTGGAGCTGACACAGAAGTCCAGTTAGCTTAcattttgaagtcagttcagACTACATTAAAGGATGGGTGCTTTAATTTGAGAAAATTCAGATCCAACTTACCTAGCGTCTTCCAAGACTCAAACTTAAACTTAGAAGACAATCTTTGTCTTAGCAATTCTACAAGTGCGTTAGGTTTGGGTTGGGATCCAAAACTTGACGTATTAAACTTTTCATGTCAGTCCCCTTCCGAACAGGGCGAAATTACGACCAAGCGCCAAATAGTTTCAAATGCCTGTAAGATTTTTGATCCGCTAGGGCTTCTCTCCCCCGCGACCATAAAATCCAAAATATTGATCCAAAAACTATGGATCCTCAAGGTAGAATGGGACCAACCCGTCCCCAGCGATATATTAAAAGAGTGGCAGCGAACGCGAGCAAATATAGACATTCTATTCACGATAAAAATCCCGCGAAATGTACTCTGTGATAATTACGTTAAAGTCGAACTTCATTCATTTTGCGACGCTTCTATAAGTGCGTACGGCGCTTGCATTTATTTAAAATCGATCGACGCGTCAGGTAGGCCGAGCGTTCATTTATTGTGCTCAAAGTCGAGGGTAGCTCCGGCCGGGAAGCCTATGACGATTCCTCGTCTAGAGTTGTCCGCAGCTCAGCTCGCAGCTAGACTTTGCGTTGCGTGCCTAGACTCAATTCGCCTACCTATATCTAACTGCGTACACTGGTGTGACTCAAGCATCGTACTCAGTTGGATCAACACGAGTCCtagcaaattaaaaatgttcGTAGCAAACAGAGTTGCGGAAATTTGCGAAAATACACAAGGCACATCTTGGCGTCACGTGCCTACAGATCTGAACCCCGCGGATATGATATCTAGGGGAATCGATGCTATTCACTTAAAAAATTCCGAACTCTGGTGGAACGGCCCTGAGTTCCTACTTATGGAGGAAAATCAGTGGCCTATTAATATTAATCTTAAGGCTGTCGACGAAACTTTACCCGAATTAAAAACTCACTCAGCTACAGTTACTATTGAACCAGAATTGCTCAAATTCGAAAACTAttcaaactttaataaattgaaaCGCAGCTTCGCGTATGTACTAAGATTCATAAATAATTGTAGAAACCCAGGCGCAAGGCGCACGGGCAACCTAAAGTTATCGGAATTAAATGAATCGTTTTTGCAACTCGTTATTTTTTGCCAGCAAAGTTCCTTTCAGAACGAATATaactgtattttaaaaaacttacctaTCAGTACAAAAAGCAAACTCTCATCCCTCAGTCCCTTCCTAGATAAAAATAAGGTCATGCGTGTTGGAGGAAGGCTCGATTCGTCCAAGTACAAATACGAAAAGAAGCATCAAATCATACTAGACGGAAAACATCCTCTGACGAAGTTATTATTCCGTTACGAGCACACGCGTCTATTGCACGCGGGGCCCCAGGCGCTACTGTATTCTATAAGAGAAGCTGTGTGGCCAATGGGGGGAAGAGTTTTAGCTAGACGCACGGTCCACGATTGCGTAATTTGCAGGCGTCACCAGGGTCATACTATGACTCCCTTAATGGGAAATTTACCTGCTCAGCGGGTGACGCCCGCATTTCCATTCCAGACCGTCGGCATTGACTTCGCGGGTCCGTTCTCGATATTGAATAAAAAGGGTCGAGGTGCAAAAACTTCTAAAGCCTACTTATGTCTTTTTATCTGTTTCCGCTATAAATGCGTGCATTTAGAAGCCGTGAGTGACCTGTCTAAAGACGCCTTTGTCCTCGCTCTTCGAAGAATGATCTCAAGGCGCGGAAAACCAGTCGAAATTTTCTCTGATAACGGCCGAAATCTGGTATCTGCTGCTAAAGAAATTACTCAATTCTTAAAATCCAATCCCGTCATTTCTGACTTTGCAGTTGACGAACAGATAAAATTCTCTTTTATCCCCGCATACGCCAAACATTTCGCGGGAATCTGGGAAGCTGGAATCAAATCCGCTAAGCATCACATTAAAAGATATTTGGGACATAACAATCTGACTTTTGAGGAATTAAGTACTCTTTTTTCGCAAGTGGAGGCTATACTGAATAGTCGCCCCTTATATCCCATGTCTGCCTCTCCTGACGATCTTCTCCCTCTTTCCCCAGGACACTTCCTGATTGGACGGCCGCTGACTGCGCTGCCGTCACCTAATGTCGAAGACTTCAGTTCCAACAGCCTCGACCGCTACTCGAGGCTGGAAAAGGTGCGCCAGCAGTTTTGGCGTCGCTGGCAAAGAGACTACATCAGCGAACTTCAACAACGCACCAAGTGGCGCACGAACCGAGGAAAGCTGAACGTGGGAGATCTCGTGCTGCTGCAAGAGGATAATATCGCACCCCTCAACTGGCGCCTCGGCAGAGTCACTGCTCTGTTCCCAGGAACTGACGGCATCTCCAGAGTCGCCGATATCCGAACCGCGAGAGGAGTGGTGCGCAGGGCTTTGACTAGCATTTGCCCTTTGTTTTCTCCAGATGAGCTTGTTTCTTCTTAAACGAGACGTTTAAGAGGGGGGAATTTATGTCAACGCATATTAAAAGTTGATAGTGCACACGTAGCATATTATGAAATTAGTGTAGATCGTGCCTAAATATTATCTATGGTCAgaaattgtacctatattagaaatgtcaaaataaaccgttacatacacacactctccgctgaaaagtacgttgtttcattgttccttctccgaacctaaaaattagaagatctgcctatcgggtcttcggtgttagttcaaataactCTTATCAATTTTTGATCAATATTTTGGATTGTATGGTCGCGGGGGAGAGAAGCCCTAGCGGATCAAAAATCTTACAGGTATTTGAAACTATTTGGCGCTTGGTCGTAATTTCGCCCTGTTCGGAAGGGGACTGACATG
This portion of the Maniola hyperantus chromosome 22, iAphHyp1.2, whole genome shotgun sequence genome encodes:
- the LOC117992697 gene encoding zinc finger protein 26-like isoform X1 — its product is MRCCVPFCKHTSDNVSEGTGKEISFHGFPRQLHLRAAWLRALGKHDSHLSDSAVVCSQHFLHDDIYITESGLRQIGTGAIPSTVQVCMICLDTDSKLFLMNKLKLDEAYEKLTGHPPCDQGNLKQTLCVQCAQRLISFSRFRDKSLRARALMMDLVGKHELITKRHIQMINRTEHQLKSNMVLTTLGPGHCDLHILEQPLEDKQTELLEETGYQVLVKTEGSDDFMSVDEDIDVVNEHENNADNIKDEFVTSNDEDISDYSIMVEARAMDEALYKALNMKHNMSANVENGDSDAECDTSQVCKPHTAVSSSTSHSSLITGNKQAGPSPSAHSAQTLVVPLPASNEMKVPPTEEADTTVSGRNNKLTDCFVKLNDVFSNKVRPRRDGTAVRSCLNQNIVSKHIPYQATSHDDVSTTEYVEPDTNTVQVIVSKTVQSKTDCLKNVINIQCSLRNSSHTEARGFICDFCRKIFTRKSLIVKHINTHAKVRRFTCKICQYKCKYSCHLKRHIMQIHTGDKPFSCKLCDYKCTINSSLVRHMRTHTGIKPFSCKLCNYKCTTNGSLVRHMRTHTGIKPFSCKLCNYKCTTNGSLVRHMRTHTGIKPFSCKLCNYKCTTNGSLVRHMRTHTGIKPFACKLCNFKSTTNSHLVTHMRTHTGIKPFACKLCNYKCTTNSRLVSHMRTHTGVKPFACKLCNYKYTTNSSLVSHMRTHTGIKPFACKLCNYKCTTNSSLVLHMRTHTGIKPFACKLCNYKSTTNSHLVTHMRTHTGIKPFACKLCNYKCTTNSNLVTHMRTHTGIKPFSCKLCDYKCTINSSLVKHMRTHTGIKPFSCKLCDYKCTTNSSLVRHMRTHTGIKPFACKLCDYKCTTNSSLVTHMRTHTGIKPFACKLCNYKCTTNSRLVSHMRTHTGIKPFACKLCNYKYTTNSSLVSHMRTHTGIKPFACELCNFKCTTNSSLVSHMRTHTGIKPFACKLCNYKCTTNSRLVSHMRTHTGIKPFACKLCNYKCTTNSRLVSHMRTHTGIKPFACKLCNYKCTTNSRLVSHMRTHTGIKPFACKLCNYKYTTNSSLVSHMRTHTGIKPFACKLCNYKCTANSSLVSHMRTHTGDKPYSCKICEYKCAHKSSVMKHMRAHTTTGELPLSCS
- the LOC117992697 gene encoding zinc finger protein 271-like isoform X2; this translates as MICLDTDSKLFLMNKLKLDEAYEKLTGHPPCDQGNLKQTLCVQCAQRLISFSRFRDKSLRARALMMDLVGKHELITKRHIQMINRTEHQLKSNMVLTTLGPGHCDLHILEQPLEDKQTELLEETGYQVLVKTEGSDDFMSVDEDIDVVNEHENNADNIKDEFVTSNDEDISDYSIMVEARAMDEALYKALNMKHNMSANVENGDSDAECDTSQVCKPHTAVSSSTSHSSLITGNKQAGPSPSAHSAQTLVVPLPASNEMKVPPTEEADTTVSGRNNKLTDCFVKLNDVFSNKVRPRRDGTAVRSCLNQNIVSKHIPYQATSHDDVSTTEYVEPDTNTVQVIVSKTVQSKTDCLKNVINIQCSLRNSSHTEARGFICDFCRKIFTRKSLIVKHINTHAKVRRFTCKICQYKCKYSCHLKRHIMQIHTGDKPFSCKLCDYKCTINSSLVRHMRTHTGIKPFSCKLCNYKCTTNGSLVRHMRTHTGIKPFSCKLCNYKCTTNGSLVRHMRTHTGIKPFSCKLCNYKCTTNGSLVRHMRTHTGIKPFACKLCNFKSTTNSHLVTHMRTHTGIKPFACKLCNYKCTTNSRLVSHMRTHTGVKPFACKLCNYKYTTNSSLVSHMRTHTGIKPFACKLCNYKCTTNSSLVLHMRTHTGIKPFACKLCNYKSTTNSHLVTHMRTHTGIKPFACKLCNYKCTTNSNLVTHMRTHTGIKPFSCKLCDYKCTINSSLVKHMRTHTGIKPFSCKLCDYKCTTNSSLVRHMRTHTGIKPFACKLCDYKCTTNSSLVTHMRTHTGIKPFACKLCNYKCTTNSRLVSHMRTHTGIKPFACKLCNYKYTTNSSLVSHMRTHTGIKPFACELCNFKCTTNSSLVSHMRTHTGIKPFACKLCNYKCTTNSRLVSHMRTHTGIKPFACKLCNYKCTTNSRLVSHMRTHTGIKPFACKLCNYKCTTNSRLVSHMRTHTGIKPFACKLCNYKYTTNSSLVSHMRTHTGIKPFACKLCNYKCTANSSLVSHMRTHTGDKPYSCKICEYKCAHKSSVMKHMRAHTTTGELPLSCS